One Planktothrix serta PCC 8927 DNA segment encodes these proteins:
- a CDS encoding glycosyltransferase, translated as MLNSSLNSAFGINVMGYVSGEFGLGEACRSHIRAMEAADIPVAIQDFQEQSQLNLDNSYAGLLSKDRPYPISLLHANPHPQGVMDKISPDYFKGRYNIGFWAWELPTLHPAWLYAFDLFDEIWTYSNYCAEAISVVSPIPVIKVMPSITLSPASLSRKQLNLPENKFIFFFMFDFASIFERKNPLAIIESFKQAFGTSNNRVLLLIKYRPHPLFGHQEQQMKALAESCPSIRFIEGDLRKDELNALMYNCNSYISLHRAEGFGMTMAEAMFLGKPVIATAYSSNVDFMNVGNSFLVKYKLVTTTENYGPYPAGSVWADPDVDHAAYQMKYVVDNSYEAKQVGARASEEIKSLLSPQVIGQKMRSRLEYIMSKINTPTVKSRQEIQLEPYNLAGEVTVKNQSALQGQAEYDLTILSIFRQSERYVYRYLQQVTEAFELNGGKCHAVWLEGDSTDNTYKILQQAKEKLEQTGNVDVTLIKFDNGGPYWGSIVDSDRWLQIATCWNNCLAGLKPSKITICVESDLIYNPAIIKPLADKIDDKHHVIYPMLMTYDGSYERTPDHEDFHDTWGMRRGNTHFIKVPPYWPESDELTEEEDLLELTRGGGMIVTTYEHQQRGHFETTCCVMKYPSDVKLFMHKGLRIYHPMPGEARYWTPSILLADWERAQLQVRQTRAEKIWLEAQVQAWKKTAQQTQMELARFQRESLLTHSQFSK; from the coding sequence ATGTTAAACAGTTCTCTAAATTCGGCTTTTGGTATCAATGTGATGGGTTACGTCAGTGGTGAATTTGGGCTTGGGGAAGCTTGTCGGTCTCATATTAGAGCAATGGAAGCTGCGGATATTCCTGTTGCAATTCAGGATTTTCAGGAACAATCACAACTTAACCTAGATAATAGCTATGCAGGTTTATTATCCAAGGATCGCCCCTATCCTATCAGCTTGTTACACGCCAATCCGCACCCTCAAGGAGTCATGGATAAGATTAGTCCTGACTATTTCAAAGGTCGATACAATATTGGTTTCTGGGCTTGGGAACTGCCCACACTTCATCCGGCTTGGCTGTATGCTTTTGATTTGTTTGATGAGATCTGGACTTACAGTAATTATTGTGCGGAAGCTATCTCTGTTGTTTCGCCTATTCCAGTAATTAAAGTAATGCCCAGCATTACTTTATCGCCAGCATCATTGAGCCGCAAACAATTAAATCTACCAGAAAATAAATTTATTTTCTTCTTCATGTTTGACTTTGCGAGCATATTTGAACGGAAAAATCCTTTAGCGATAATAGAATCTTTTAAACAAGCTTTTGGTACGTCAAATAATCGTGTTTTGCTCCTAATTAAATACCGACCGCATCCTCTATTTGGACACCAGGAACAGCAAATGAAAGCTCTGGCTGAGTCCTGTCCATCTATTCGCTTTATTGAGGGAGATTTGAGAAAAGATGAACTAAATGCCTTGATGTACAATTGTAATTCCTATATATCCTTACATCGGGCTGAAGGTTTCGGCATGACAATGGCTGAAGCAATGTTTCTCGGTAAGCCAGTAATTGCTACTGCTTATTCGTCTAATGTTGACTTTATGAATGTCGGCAATAGTTTTCTTGTGAAATATAAACTGGTAACAACTACGGAAAATTATGGCCCTTATCCAGCCGGGAGTGTGTGGGCAGATCCCGATGTGGATCATGCTGCTTATCAAATGAAATATGTGGTTGACAATTCCTATGAAGCGAAGCAAGTAGGAGCAAGAGCTTCTGAGGAGATTAAATCTTTACTGAGTCCCCAGGTAATCGGTCAAAAAATGAGAAGCCGTCTGGAGTATATTATGAGTAAAATTAATACTCCTACAGTTAAAAGTAGACAAGAAATTCAGCTAGAACCTTACAACCTAGCAGGAGAAGTTACAGTTAAAAATCAGTCCGCGTTACAGGGTCAAGCCGAGTATGATTTAACGATTCTTTCTATCTTTAGACAAAGTGAAAGATATGTCTATCGATATTTGCAGCAGGTAACTGAAGCCTTCGAGTTAAATGGAGGAAAATGCCATGCTGTGTGGTTAGAGGGTGATAGTACCGATAACACTTATAAAATTTTGCAACAGGCGAAAGAAAAGCTGGAGCAAACTGGAAATGTTGATGTAACACTCATTAAATTCGATAATGGTGGCCCTTATTGGGGAAGCATTGTCGATTCAGATAGATGGCTTCAGATCGCAACCTGTTGGAATAATTGCTTGGCAGGTCTTAAACCTTCCAAAATCACAATCTGTGTAGAAAGCGATTTGATTTATAATCCGGCTATCATTAAGCCCTTGGCTGACAAAATTGATGACAAACATCATGTCATATATCCCATGCTAATGACCTATGATGGCAGTTACGAAAGAACTCCCGATCACGAAGATTTTCACGATACCTGGGGCATGAGAAGAGGGAATACACATTTTATTAAAGTTCCCCCCTATTGGCCAGAAAGCGATGAATTAACAGAAGAAGAGGATTTATTAGAGTTAACTAGGGGAGGTGGCATGATTGTCACTACCTATGAGCATCAGCAACGTGGTCACTTTGAAACTACCTGCTGTGTAATGAAATATCCTTCTGATGTCAAGCTATTTATGCACAAAGGATTGAGGATATATCATCCTATGCCGGGAGAAGCGAGATATTGGACACCATCTATTCTTTTAGCAGATTGGGAGCGAGCTCAGTTGCAAGTGCGTCAGACTAGGGCTGAGAAAATTTGGTTAGAGGCTCAAGTTCAAGCATGGAAGAAGACGGCACAGCAGACTCAGATGGAGTTGGCTCGCTTTCAACGGGAATCTTTGTTAACACACTCTCAATTCTCAAAATAG
- a CDS encoding DUF4214 domain-containing protein — translation MIEDIFSILSKNDECYLRMAYQVILGREADPDGLKFWEKLAEKLNFDRIHLDLMALPL, via the coding sequence ATGATCGAAGATATTTTTTCCATTCTCTCCAAAAATGACGAATGCTATCTGCGGATGGCATATCAAGTAATCCTTGGACGCGAAGCTGACCCAGATGGGTTAAAATTTTGGGAAAAATTAGCTGAAAAATTGAATTTTGACAGAATACACCTTGACCTGATGGCTCTGCCTCTATAG
- a CDS encoding tetratricopeptide repeat protein — protein MNQLKREGHLQNAIALDAHQYELNISEPPALLEPGDLLKVSGKLKNISGRDWDIFIDDKETIKIGIQVYEENKPGRQEFRRSLCVDKFVDGATIEFECVIDTKPLKQGKIRLVFDVVAEGHYWFEDKGAKPETITVQILPRTAGNLIKIGNQLKREGKLIEAIANYRHALELNPNLSWLYYNLGDALEKQGNINQATTNYYHAINLNPHSFWLHYRLMEMLYSQGKYYAALGYYKTIMKLPQFKNNFYKNKSKKLLIKLLHKYKVINNDVINFLQENGFDPDQYVTIDNEKWDKLKDSLSVNNQQIDLSQHERKIFSQNGEDGVIKKIFEVIKTTNKYYVEFGVENANECNTRNLRENCGWSGLLMDGGYENKEIGLYQEFITAENINELFKKYKVPQELDLLSIDIDYNDFYIWKSLDEIYQPRVVIIEYNASHLPTEDKVVKYDPNAVWDSTNYFGASIRALYNLGKLKGYSLIYANNQGVNLFFVKSSILSQIEPYFKDTNNIFLIYNSPKYGSDISGGHRKDDKNREYITSEEILLT, from the coding sequence TAAATATTTCTGAACCCCCTGCGCTTTTAGAACCGGGAGATTTACTTAAAGTTTCAGGTAAACTTAAAAATATTAGTGGTCGAGATTGGGATATATTTATTGATGATAAGGAAACTATTAAAATAGGCATTCAGGTTTATGAAGAAAATAAACCTGGACGTCAGGAATTTAGGAGATCCCTATGTGTAGATAAATTTGTTGATGGTGCAACTATTGAGTTTGAATGTGTAATTGATACTAAGCCGTTAAAGCAAGGAAAAATTAGATTAGTATTTGATGTGGTAGCAGAAGGTCATTATTGGTTTGAGGACAAGGGAGCTAAACCTGAAACTATTACAGTACAAATTTTACCTAGAACTGCGGGTAATTTAATCAAGATTGGCAACCAACTTAAACGGGAAGGAAAGTTAATAGAAGCTATTGCCAACTATCGCCATGCTCTTGAGTTAAACCCTAACTTGTCGTGGTTATATTACAATTTAGGAGATGCTTTAGAGAAACAAGGTAATATCAATCAGGCGACTACCAATTATTACCATGCTATCAATTTAAACCCCCATTCATTTTGGTTGCATTATAGATTAATGGAAATGTTATATAGCCAGGGTAAATACTATGCGGCACTTGGCTACTACAAAACTATAATGAAACTCCCGCAATTTAAAAATAATTTCTATAAAAACAAGTCAAAAAAATTACTCATAAAGTTGTTACATAAATATAAAGTTATCAATAATGATGTCATTAACTTTCTTCAAGAGAATGGTTTTGATCCAGATCAATATGTTACCATTGACAATGAAAAATGGGATAAATTAAAAGATTCTTTATCAGTTAATAATCAGCAGATTGATCTTTCCCAACATGAAAGGAAAATATTTTCCCAAAATGGGGAAGATGGTGTGATTAAAAAAATATTTGAAGTGATAAAAACCACTAATAAATATTATGTTGAGTTTGGAGTTGAAAATGCAAATGAATGTAATACCAGAAATTTGAGAGAAAATTGCGGATGGTCTGGATTATTAATGGATGGGGGTTACGAAAACAAAGAAATAGGTTTATATCAAGAGTTTATTACTGCTGAAAATATCAACGAGCTATTCAAAAAATATAAGGTACCTCAAGAATTAGACTTATTATCTATTGATATTGATTATAATGATTTTTATATTTGGAAAAGTTTAGATGAAATCTATCAGCCTCGTGTTGTCATTATCGAATATAATGCTTCCCACTTACCAACGGAAGATAAAGTTGTTAAATACGATCCGAATGCTGTGTGGGATAGTACGAATTACTTTGGTGCTAGTATCAGAGCATTATATAACTTAGGAAAACTTAAAGGGTATTCTTTAATTTATGCAAACAATCAAGGTGTTAATCTATTTTTTGTAAAGAGTTCAATATTAAGTCAAATTGAACCTTATTTTAAAGATACAAATAATATATTTTTGATTTACAATTCTCCTAAATATGGTTCAGATATTAGTGGGGGTCACAGAAAAGATGATAAGAACAGAGAATATATTACATCAGAAGAAATTTTATTAACCTAA